The stretch of DNA TAAGAGACTGAAATCACTCAATGGCGCACTGAAAGCTTTCAATACACAACACTACAGCCACATCTCCACTAGGGCCAAAGAGGCTGACCTTGCCCTGCAAGATGCTCAGAACCAGCTTGAAAGCAATCCGGGAGATGTAGCGCTTCGGGACTCTTTGGGAGATCTCAGGAGGAAGGTCGTTTTTCTTGTTGAGGCCGAACGGCACTTCTTCTACCAGAAAGCCCAAATCCACCACCTCAAAGAGGGGGACCGAAATACCAAATTCTTCCACGATATGGTGAAAAGGAACGCTAGTAGAAACTCCATCACGGCAGTCACTAGAGTTGATGGGAGTATTATCACTGTTGCCGAGGATATTGCCCAAGAGTTCGTTGGTTACTACACATCACTTTTGGGCACCGAGGCTCACACCATCCCAGTCGATGACAATGTGTTCGATTGGGGCCCCAAACTCTCCTCCTAGCATACCGTGGAACTTTGCAGGGAAGTCACGGCACTGGAGGTCAAGGAAGCCATCTTCAATATTAGCGACAACAAGGCACCCGGCCCAGATGGTTATTCATCATGCTTTTCAACAAAGCATGGAATGTGGTGGGCGATCAAGGATGCAAGGCcgtcttggatttctttaggAGTGGACAGATGCTACGGCAACTCAACCATGCCATCATTGCCCTCGTGCCCAAATCAGAGCATTCCACCTCTGTTGCAGACTACCGGCCGATTTCGTGCTGCAACGTCATCTACAAGGCCATCACGAAAATTATCTCAGACCGGCTCGCCCCCGCATTGGAGCACTTAATAGACCGCTGCCAAGCTACATTTGTTGGAGGATGCAATATCACAGACAACATTTTCTTGGCCCAAGAAATGGTACAGCAGTACTCGAGGAAACCGATTTCACCTCGATGTACTATCAACATCAACCTTCGTAAGGCATTTGATTCGGTCTCATGGACATTTCTCTCCCGAGTACTCCGCGGGTATGGTTTCCCCCAATGGTTTATATCTTGGATTATGGAATGCGTTTGCACTTCTTCCTTTTCAGTGGCTTTGAATGGTTCCCTCCACAGGTTTTTTTTGGGGAAGAAAGGCTTAAGGCAAGGAGACCCGATGTCGCCGGCCCTCTTCCTTCTTAGCATGGAATACCTCTCTCGACTGGTCAAGAGGAAGACTTCCAGCTCAGACTTCAATTATCACCCAAAATGCGAGAAGTTAAAAATCATGCACCTCCTCTTTGTCGACGACCTGATGCTTTTCTCTCGAGGAGACCTTCCATCTATCCACGTCTTGATGGAATGCCTGCAAGAGTTTAGGGACGCATCCAGCCTCTCCGTCAATACCTCCAAGTCATGCATTTTTACAATGGGAGTCCGGAATGAGGAGCTAGACAAGATTCTCACTCCTACAAGCTAACGAGAGGTGAGATGCCGATCCGGTACCTTGGCATTCTACTAGCGCAGATAAGCTTTCAGTCAACAACTACTCACAGCTTGTGGATCAAATTGCCAATTGCATTTCAAAGTGGAAGTCCAAATCCTTATCTTATGCAGGCTGATTGGAACTTATCCGTTCGGTTATTCAGGGCGTGGAGTGCTTTTGGCTCCAAGTTTTCCCTCTTCCAGCGGCGGTCATTGAGAAAATTCACCGACTTTGTAGGAATTTTCTATGGAACTCTAGGAGGGCACTAGTCGCTTAGGAGGAAATTTGTCATCCCAAGGAAGAAGGCGGTCTCAGTATTAGGCACATTCAATCATGGAACGTTGCGCTCCTTGCATGCATCCTATAGAACATCCACCGCAAGGCAGACACGTTGTGGGTGCAGTGGGTCAACGGTGTCTACCTTAGACGTGCCTCGATTTGGGACTGGCAACCGAAGAAGGGGGATTCCCCACTCCTTCAACTGCTTTTGGGTCGCAGGAGGCAGCAATTGAACATATGACAGGATGGGCTACCACTAAGGGTCTCCGAACGTCGAAAGCATATGAGTACTTCAGGCCGAAACTTACGAAACAGCCTTGGAAAGCATCTATCTGGAAGGCTTTCATCCCACCGAAGTACTCATTTATTATGTGGCTTGGCCTGCGCGGCAGGTTAGCAACAAGGGACAGACTTGGGTTCTTCCATGATGAGAATTTGTGTTCACTTTGCATCAACACCAAAGAATCGGCTAAGCACCTTTTCCATGAGTGTCCGTTCAGCAACTTCGTTTGGTCACATATCCGAAAATGACTTGGGATTAACCGATGTATGTCCACCCTGCACAGTGCGGTGAAGTGgctcaagaaggagaaaactGGCTCCTCCGTTCATAACAAAGCACGACACCTAGCTTTGGCATGCACGGTCTACACCCTTTGGAGGCATCGCAATGAAGTCATCTTTGAGGGCGCAAAACCCAGTCCCGAGGGGCTTATTATTTCAGTCAAGATCACAGTGTATAGGCTCCTTTTGACACTTTTCACACACGGTTTAATTGCTCTTTAAATTTTAGCGTGGGTTTTTTGTATTGCTCCGGGTATGCCCGGAGTACACTGTAAATATTACTGGatgaatgaaaacttacatttcacccaaaaaaacgTATTAAGTGAGTTATAGGTTACTGATTCAACCGTTGAGTCAACCATGGTCAGACCAATGACGTCATATTTatgacataaataattattagtttaaaaatattaaataataaacaatattaatatacttaacaatttatttgtttttcaattttcactatttttctttgacaTTAATCGTTCAATaggatatataatataataaaataaatttaaaaataaactaataaagataaaatacaagaaataataCTACATAATGTCaagtataacaaaaaatttgatacactaaattatcataaataatcaacagaaataaaatagctgaattgagaagaaaaattatgattctataatttgaaataacataaaatagttATACTTAATAGAAACTCTCCCAATTTAGCATAAATtgcacattttcataaataatctattatcatttttcaaaaataatataaaaaaattatggtacttaatataaacaattagGAATGGCAATCGAACATGATTTTCTGAGATCCCGACCCTAACCCGCCCCGAATTGGGCGGGTTTGGTACTGATATTATCGTGTTCGGACCGTGTTCGGGTCATAAAATATAGGAACCTGCCGGGTCGATGGATTATGAATTTTGTACCTGACCCATCCCCTAATCTaactttttaatgttttttattatttatttatttattcgtacatattacattattaatagaaaattataatattatagataatttttttaaataattttgcatatatccaactctatataaaataccaaaaaataaaatagttggatgtattatttctttatataatttattttaaataaaaaaattatgctaaattgcctaattttataatgatatttaGTATTTGTGACGTTTATAggattttatacataattgagagattaaatgataattattaaaaaatttaaatttaattataaatcaattagtagcacccccttcgctacaaggcaATATCTACCCTAAATGTCATACTTATGGTAATCcctatgtttatatatataaatgcacataataatctAATACATATGCatacgtaaccccaacgtcataacgGACATAATCAACCTATAacatcatatatgcacatcaaacaccacaagtagtCCGTTACAAGTAATCTCCATGCTTacgttctctttatacaagCGAAATACGATTTGTATTCTAACtaacaaagaggagaaaactgcataatGGCTCGACCTGCCTGAATATAGCATGTAGACCTACCCTTCAACATACAGACACCTCAAAAATCTacttctaaaagaaaatgtcagcagatatattaaaatttgaacggagTAAATTGAagctcattataatatttgagagcaaattatattaattaagaagtTAAATATGACGCAATGAGAATTTCTGAaaggatttaaaatttaagaaaaaaataaataaataaagagtaaGAGGGGTGGCAGCCACCCCATTGCCTCACCattaatctatattaatagaaaaaagaaagtggTTTCATACTCACAAATGATGGTTATGTCACCGccacactaattttttgtaaagttaaaaatgcccttcaacTAATAAGACTAACAACAGCAGCACACAGTACTTGTGCACATAATTTCATTGAATACAATAccataattattcatattttttgaattgatcaaaaagTTGAACACATACCACTAACAATtggaacaaaatattttatttaaaataatcgCTCTTACAAAAAAGTCATACCAAGTGAAAATAATTGAGTTCTAGGAactaaagtgaaaaaaaaaaaaaagtttataaattaaatctttattttcacaaaacgATTCAATTTATAGATGTACTCACTTTTCATCTTTCACCTACATAAATagggaaaaattaaaaatgcaatGCACAATAACATTTTGTAAATATGAAACAGTTATCGAATTATACCTTAAATTATGagtgatataattaaattctaatttatgcattaagtttaattatttaaatttgatgagaaGTTATTaacccaaaaataattttttgcaaattatCTGATAATTAGAGTAAAACCCATCTTTCTTAAACTCAAGcttcaataattatgaaaatgtccaaaatattataaggcATAACGCAAAGTCTTGGAGATGAACTCAAAATCCGCAGCCAACTCTCAACAGAAACTAAAACTCAAGGAATGTTTGAAATGGACTTTGGAGAgagtaattaaatttgaaatgctGAAAATTAACAATATGGCGTGCTTCAGCTTCTAACCAATTCTAATCTTCACATTAAactcacacacaaatcacaatCACATACTGATGACggaaatttagaaaaagacAAATATATCCCCCAggagaagggcaaaaatgaCTTTATACACCCAAGGGGTTTGACCGAATGTTTGTGCATGATTCTATAGTGAGTAAATATTTAGTGGCATAATTAATGGCCATAATCCCGGACTTTTAGCACATTACATGTAATCATGGGGTATAAATGGAGGAAATGCACACTCGTGTGGAAAGGACAGGTTGAGGTCGTGGGGGACACGTGGCGCTCGTCAGTGTATAGGTTGCATTTAgtataagaagaagaaaagctCTTTTTCAAAGGTAATTTTCTTAGCTACACATTCATAGAGAGAAACATTGACATTTCCGTATCTGATATTTTCTACGAGTGGCTTtactaacttgagcgttggAGTATCTTCGTCGGGTTGTTACCCGACTAGATAACGTTTTCTTTCATCCACAGTATCCCAGGGATCGGGAGCGAAACGTAGGCACCGACCCTAAACTGCGATCAACGATTTCGAGCCCGATCACATacaaatttagattttaatttatattattatattatttattagttcatttattaaatatagtttatattgatGGATGccatatttaatcaaaatacttTATGAGTTTGACTATGTAAATTAGTGTTGAATTAATAgaccaaatatttaattttcgtttaaaatcactttagtCCCTCAAGTTCATTTTCTGACTTTACCAtccctaaatttttatttttgtctcagTTTGGTCCCTCTAACTATTTTTTGGGAATAATGTGGTTGGAGTTTGACTTTTTGGAAggtaaaatgatcaatttaagtttgattttatcattttagtcctttaaatttataaaattatcaaattagttcttttttagaaagaaaactattttttttcggtaaatataaatttcattaagtaaaaagaaaattattttgttatacttTTATATGGTGAATATGATGTATAtcttatatgtaaaataaaaacattgtGAACATAATGTTAACGTATTgtttaacacaaaataaaatagtctctctttttttcactttcaaaagtaaccaaaaatttaaaaattataaataaattttataaaacttatctaatctaaaaatataataaaaaaatttaagtcgATTTATAAATCTAggtctaataaaattaaatcttaacaatgttattaaatattaacagctacgattttgaagaaaaacttgatggaatgtacttttaattagattatttggtggatttcaaatatatataagattcaTTATAAGAGGTTTTTATAgatctttttctataaaatgtgAGTATGTATTTGGAAAAcctcttaaaatatatatgaaatccaccaaaaaaTCTAGTTATAAAGTATATTCTACCAACTTTTTGTTCGGAAATCCAGACATTTAGTACATATTATtaaggtttaattttttagattaatctTGAACtctcaacataaaaaaattattgacttaggtgtttcttattatattttcatatgagataaattttatgaaatatagtcataattttgattttttttaactactaaaaaagagattgtttattttaagttaagcaatatattattattatatcacaAGAGTTCAAAGTTTTCATTATTCACATAAGATAATTCCTGCATAAGGGtataaaacaatgtaaaaaagttactttttttcatataaaaaagaattaatttgataattttacaaacttaagggactaaaatgataaaattaaacttattgACCATTTTATCGTTCAAAGAGTCAAAACTCAGTCAGGTTTTCGCCGAAAAATTATTAGAGGGACAAATGAagacaaaaggtaaagtttaaGGATGTTAAAGTCAAGAAATGAAGTTGAGGGATTAAAgtgattaaaaatgaaaacttaaggGACCAAATATAGTATTCACCCAAtacaatatcacatttgatttcaaaaggttatagttggttaattgaattactagatttattagatttaatcgTTACCATAgttaatttactcaattttatCGGGCCTATTAACcaaatgtgtaattatatgtattggtatttaactaaattatatagtaatgagaaattgatagaaaaatcatagaaatactcaaaaagtatatttaagcaatattacGGCTATCGGAAGAAAATATGagacttttataataatttaagttagaaattttattgagagcattaattataaacatatGATGGGTTTGATAAAACGAACTCTGGTGAAcaaatagattaattaaatatatacttgaaaaACTTAGAAAGtctagttatttaaaaaaaaagtggaacgaatagttgaattttgatataaatagaatataaaaagattggtggaaaaatattatataatattgtattcaAAATTTACGATATTTACAatgtattgattatatatacaataatctACTATAGAACCTGAGGATAAAGAAGAGGGTTGAGTTGCTCCCTCTATTAGAGTGACAGCTTGAACTTTGAGGTAAGTAtagttaattatgtttatatgaataaaatatattagattgTTTATATACTTGATCGTGGATGTTGACTATTGGTCTGAATTACCTAGAGATTTGTGAAATTGTTATTGTGTGTTTACCGATGGTGTTGTTGTACAGAAgtcaaatgaataattatgtgatattataattgattgcCGAATGAAATCAAATGAGAAAGTTCTTGACgaggaaataattattaaatggaATTGAATGGTGAAGttaatgatgttgatgtgtGAATTGGAATAAAAGACTGCTTACCTAACTTGGAGGGGGCATACTGCAATGGCTcatgataatatgattaatgaCGAGCTGTGTGCTGTCATTGATCAGTGGAGATAATGTGACATATCATACGAGCTGTGTGCTGTGTGATATGAGTCATGATGGAATATCATACGAGTTGTATGTTCTGTGGTATCAGTGATGATGAGGTATTATACGAGCTATGTGTTGTGTGATAtcggaaaaaaacaaaaaaagtatTGTGGTTGAGATGATGATAGCTTGCAAAGGCCATTGAGTGATGCACCCCAATTTGGTTAAACAGggccctaaaaaaataaacgataacatcaaatattatatcgtAGTTGAGGTTCAATTCTCGTATTAGTTTTGCATGGCTATGGGCATTGAGTACTTTGTGATGGTGTCATCGCATGATATTGGTCCTTTATTGTACAGACTAATTAGCTGTATTTACTGAGTTGAAAACTCATTttttgccacgtacttttcaggataTAATTTGCAGTGACTCATCCAGCTAGAGCTTAAGCTGGTTGTCAGATTTGTAGTTGGATCAACAATATCAATTTGAATCAGGAGTTCTAGCTACATATTTACAAGAATATTAAACTATGACTGATTTGGTATCTTAAGTATTGTAATAGCTAGAAACACcacttttgtctttttcatatgttatagtgaataatattatattaagttttgatgaagtatttatttgtttgaggttataaaatattgattatatcatATGTCTTCGAACGGGGTGTCACAGTATtactaatagaaaaaattatttaaatgtatcatttgtattatattacttattgagaaattaaaaaaattagatgaattttgttttgtttatattatataattcattgtataaaaaaattatgttaaagtaCGTACCTAAATCTAAAATGATATTagttattgaaataataaaaaaaataattaattgtattttttgtattatataattcattttaaatcaaaatctatattaaattactaaatttaaaatgatattgcttgataaaaaaataaaaacttagtTGAGTGTATACTTTGTCTTgtactattaattttatattgaacatctaaactaatatttagttaaatgtattctttgtattatataattcattttagattaaaaaaaaactatgttaaattactcaatttaaattaatattatttaattaaaaaataaaaatttaaattggacAAAACATGGTGGATTTGCTGGGCGGATTGGGGATTTTGGCTGGGTATGGGTTCGGGGTTAAGGAAGCAAGGCGGATCTAGGATCCAGGCAAACCCGCCCCGTTGCAATCACTATAAATAATACACAATTTAGAAGagaaattaaagattttatcATGTATTTGTACTTGATTATTGACTCTTCACATTCAATCAACCCAGTACCGGATCATATGGTTCACTAGTTGAACCACTAAGTTaaccaatttttatttttaaaaaaatagtttttttcctCCTTCGATTTCTGGTTTCAACTGGTCTGTTTTGTGGCCCAATTGATGATTCGAACAGTGCGATCTTCCGGACCAGATCAAAACATTTAATCAAGgatacatattaatttttattaaaaaaaattttgttagtatttaacaaattcaattaattttaattaattaaatatttatttgttaaataaatacaaatttcaaaaatattatatataatttttttaaatcacctTTAATCAATGTGTAATCGCATCAAATTCTAGAAAAGAGAAATGTAATTAtgactttgaaaatttacgaTGCTTCAAATCTGATTCTAAATCTGGGGTTTGGTCTTTTGCTGTCAATTGTTTCCCACTCCAACATATGTGTCATAAATGGCTGACAGGCCCCAGGAATAGCAACAAATGCTCCAACTCTGCTGTCACTTCCAAAGTGCTTTGGGAGACTGAAAAGATAGCAACaaatcaaacttttcaaactACACTTAATAAACAAACCTCTCTACTCCCATTCTATTCccttttt from Sesamum indicum cultivar Zhongzhi No. 13 unplaced genomic scaffold, S_indicum_v1.0 scaffold00112, whole genome shotgun sequence encodes:
- the LOC105178964 gene encoding uncharacterized protein LOC105178964 gives rise to the protein MSMPWLIMGDFNYVKSPEEKQLGVAPTSYELKDFVDCCVALGLLDAPTTGCYYIWYSNKDSNPVCCKLDRVLYNNECLETSLHCGAHFNPPGCLSDHSSGIVTIFDHCPTKPKLFRFFNMWAGHPGLFTTVEQRWNLNVEETPQFSLCKRLKSLNGALKAFNTQHYSHISTRAKEADLALQDAQNQLESNPGDVALRDSLGDLRRKVVFLVEAERHFFYQKAQIHHLKEGDRNTKFFHDMVKRNASRNSITAVTRVDGSIITVAEDIAQEFVGYYTSLLGTEAHTIPVDDNVFDWGPKLSS